One Bacillota bacterium DNA window includes the following coding sequences:
- a CDS encoding ATP-binding cassette domain-containing protein, whose protein sequence is MLIVDGLVKHYGKTRALAGVDLSVSRGETVVVTGSSGCGKTTLLRCIVRLVEPDAGRVTFESREIMSLPYPEILGVRRRIGFVFQRFNLIARLSALDNVALPLVGAGASPDEARERARRALERVGLSGSAARRRPAELSGGEAQRVGIARALVTDPVLMLWDEPTASLDPILVGEVLDVMEDLARVRDTAMIVVTHEMRFALRAADRLVLLERGAVAEEGPPGEVFANPRSETGRKYRRLLQL, encoded by the coding sequence ATTCTCATCGTGGACGGCCTCGTCAAGCACTACGGGAAGACTCGCGCCCTGGCTGGCGTGGACCTTAGCGTCTCGAGAGGTGAGACGGTGGTCGTGACCGGCTCGAGCGGGTGCGGCAAAACCACCCTTCTCCGATGCATCGTGAGGCTGGTCGAGCCCGACGCAGGGCGCGTCACGTTCGAGTCGCGCGAGATCATGAGCCTCCCGTACCCCGAAATCCTCGGGGTGCGCAGGAGGATCGGCTTCGTCTTCCAGCGCTTCAACCTGATCGCCCGGCTTTCCGCTCTCGACAACGTGGCCCTCCCGCTGGTTGGGGCGGGCGCTTCGCCGGACGAGGCTCGAGAGCGAGCGAGGAGGGCGCTGGAACGAGTGGGACTCTCGGGGTCGGCTGCCCGCCGAAGGCCGGCGGAGCTTTCAGGGGGTGAGGCCCAGCGTGTGGGCATCGCCAGGGCGCTCGTCACCGATCCGGTCTTGATGCTGTGGGACGAACCTACCGCGTCCCTCGATCCGATCCTGGTCGGTGAGGTCCTGGACGTCATGGAGGATCTGGCGAGGGTCAGGGACACCGCGATGATCGTCGTCACCCACGAGATGAGGTTCGCGCTTCGCGCTGCGGACCGTCTGGTTCTGCTCGAGCGGGGAGCCGTCGCCGAGGAGGGCCCGCCCGGAGAGGTCTTTGCGAACCCGCGGTCGGAGACGGGCCGCAAGTACCGGAGGCTGCTCCAGCTCTAG
- a CDS encoding LptF/LptG family permease: protein MAREFCGPFIACVGGFVMIMLAGQLFWLAELIIVKKVAALAVARMLLYKLPDAVVQSLPVATLFGALLAVTRLSRDSELSALRASGARIPRLLLPLLGISLLVSVLTFWLNERVVPWTNHQYENIVRKLVLQEALPSVEENVFFRGTQDRFFYVREVHADDGSLRDVMIYEVRSDRLPRIITARRGFAKGTIWILEDGVVHDLDSDGYVAYEALFKAMTIEMDQGLESFFGEQKTPAEMSRAELGEHIALFRRSGIEVNALVVDYDLKLSLPLASLVFVFAGTPLAITGPRSGRLFGAAVSGGVALSYYVLSSVLRSLGCNEVLPPLAAAWIPNVVFAAAGMLLMMRSEKVR, encoded by the coding sequence GTGGCAAGGGAGTTCTGCGGCCCGTTCATCGCGTGTGTAGGCGGGTTCGTCATGATAATGCTAGCGGGCCAGTTATTCTGGCTTGCTGAGCTTATCATAGTCAAGAAGGTCGCGGCTTTGGCGGTGGCGAGGATGCTCCTGTACAAACTTCCCGACGCCGTCGTCCAGTCGCTTCCCGTGGCCACTTTGTTCGGAGCTCTGCTCGCCGTCACACGTCTTTCCAGGGACAGCGAGCTCTCGGCGTTGAGGGCGAGCGGCGCCCGCATTCCGAGGCTCCTCCTTCCGCTGCTTGGTATCTCCTTGCTCGTGAGCGTCCTCACGTTTTGGCTCAACGAGCGGGTTGTTCCCTGGACCAACCATCAGTACGAGAACATTGTGAGGAAGCTCGTCCTTCAAGAGGCGCTCCCGTCGGTGGAAGAGAACGTGTTCTTCAGAGGGACGCAGGACAGGTTCTTCTATGTGCGGGAAGTACACGCGGATGATGGCTCCCTCCGCGACGTTATGATATATGAAGTGAGGAGCGACAGGCTACCGAGGATAATCACGGCGCGGCGTGGCTTCGCCAAGGGCACGATCTGGATCCTGGAGGACGGCGTGGTTCACGACCTGGACAGCGATGGGTACGTCGCCTACGAGGCGCTTTTCAAGGCCATGACTATTGAGATGGACCAGGGGCTCGAGTCCTTCTTTGGCGAACAGAAGACCCCCGCCGAGATGAGCCGCGCGGAGCTCGGCGAGCACATCGCGCTCTTTCGCCGCAGCGGCATAGAGGTGAACGCCCTTGTGGTCGATTACGACCTCAAGCTCTCATTGCCCCTTGCCTCATTGGTGTTCGTCTTCGCGGGCACACCTTTGGCGATCACCGGGCCGAGGTCCGGACGGCTCTTCGGCGCCGCGGTGAGCGGGGGTGTGGCGTTGTCCTACTATGTCTTGTCTTCCGTCCTCCGCTCCCTCGGGTGCAACGAGGTTCTCCCCCCGCTCGCGGCGGCTTGGATCCCGAATGTCGTCTTCGCAGCCGCGGGAATGCTCCTAATGATGCGCAGTGAGAAGGTGCGATGA
- a CDS encoding YjbH domain-containing protein — protein MKRTVIAAAVALTLLVAAVAGPCGYASTTYTGETGLLLAPSADTLGANAFAITYGRLGLADVVSVGVGLTPNFELGVGSAGSGHGASVYPLLKLRLVGESSDMPAVAVGLEDEALYVAASKRLSARGARAHVGFGSGRFDGLFAGVDLVLNPVAISSGRSSGFPVTTVIGEYVGGSFNVGARFEVAKGLALSLGLLDLDTFSAGVSFKMKF, from the coding sequence GTGAAAAGGACCGTGATCGCCGCGGCAGTCGCACTGACGCTTCTCGTTGCAGCTGTTGCGGGTCCCTGCGGCTACGCTTCCACCACGTACACCGGCGAAACCGGGCTGTTGCTCGCGCCATCCGCGGATACTCTCGGCGCGAACGCGTTTGCCATCACATATGGTCGCCTGGGTCTGGCGGATGTCGTGTCGGTCGGGGTCGGACTCACACCCAACTTCGAGCTTGGCGTGGGTTCCGCCGGGTCGGGGCATGGGGCCTCAGTCTATCCCCTGCTCAAGCTGAGGCTCGTCGGCGAATCCAGCGACATGCCTGCGGTCGCCGTGGGCCTCGAGGACGAGGCTCTCTACGTCGCCGCGAGCAAGAGGCTATCTGCGCGGGGAGCTCGCGCGCACGTCGGGTTCGGGTCCGGGAGGTTCGACGGGCTGTTTGCCGGAGTTGACCTGGTGCTGAACCCCGTGGCCATATCGAGCGGGAGATCGTCCGGGTTCCCTGTCACGACAGTGATAGGCGAGTACGTGGGCGGAAGCTTCAACGTGGGTGCCAGGTTCGAAGTCGCGAAGGGCCTTGCGCTGAGCCTAGGTCTCCTGGACTTGGACACGTTCTCGGCTGGTGTGTCGTTCAAGATGAAGTTCTAG